A section of the Paenibacillus yonginensis genome encodes:
- the nagE gene encoding N-acetylglucosamine-specific PTS transporter subunit IIBC, giving the protein MLAFLQKIGKSLMLPVATLPAAAILLRFGNIDYVKDFHFGEIGKFLNQYVAPFLAAGGGTIFDNLPMIFAIGVAIGLAGDAVAALSAAIGYLILLQVLAKVPTVFTGIMSADAKLDMGVLGGIFTGCIAAFLYKKYYNIKLPDWLGFFGGKRFVPMVTSAAMVVSGIIFGLIWGPVQEALDTFGNWIVDLGGVGAGIYMLANRLLVPFGLHHIINSIAWFQIGDFTDAAGKVIHGDLNRFFAGDKTAGMFMTGFFPIMMFALPGAALAIIHTARPERRKAVASIFIGAAVASFLTGITEPLEFSFMFVAPFLYVIHAILTGVAGFVMYTLGVKLGFGFSAGFIDYALNFPLSTKPWVLIPVGLVFAVVYYFLFRIIIVKMNLKTPGREDDVELSATGETALADAVASADSQAAKILAAIGGADNVESVDACITRLRLVVKDDQAVSDPTLRGLGASGVMRLGKGAVQVVFGPKSEAIKDEIKKLL; this is encoded by the coding sequence ATGTTGGCTTTTCTCCAGAAAATCGGGAAATCCCTCATGCTTCCGGTTGCCACGCTGCCGGCGGCGGCAATTCTGCTGCGTTTTGGCAACATCGATTACGTCAAGGATTTCCATTTTGGCGAGATAGGCAAATTTTTAAACCAATACGTCGCGCCTTTCCTGGCTGCCGGCGGGGGGACGATTTTTGACAACCTGCCGATGATTTTTGCCATCGGGGTTGCCATCGGTTTGGCCGGAGATGCGGTAGCCGCCTTGTCTGCGGCGATCGGTTATCTGATCCTGCTGCAGGTACTGGCCAAAGTCCCTACAGTATTTACCGGTATCATGAGCGCCGATGCCAAACTCGACATGGGCGTACTCGGCGGTATCTTTACCGGCTGTATTGCAGCTTTCTTGTACAAAAAATACTACAATATCAAGCTTCCCGACTGGCTCGGCTTCTTCGGAGGCAAACGTTTTGTTCCGATGGTTACCTCAGCGGCAATGGTGGTATCGGGCATTATTTTCGGTCTGATCTGGGGACCGGTTCAAGAGGCGCTGGATACGTTCGGCAACTGGATTGTGGATCTTGGCGGTGTTGGAGCAGGCATTTACATGCTGGCCAACCGTCTGCTTGTTCCTTTTGGCCTTCATCATATCATCAACTCGATCGCTTGGTTCCAAATCGGCGACTTTACGGATGCGGCAGGCAAAGTCATTCATGGCGACCTGAACCGTTTCTTTGCAGGAGACAAAACGGCGGGTATGTTTATGACCGGGTTCTTCCCGATCATGATGTTTGCGCTGCCTGGTGCCGCGCTGGCCATCATTCATACGGCAAGACCGGAAAGAAGAAAAGCGGTTGCCTCGATCTTTATTGGAGCAGCCGTGGCTTCCTTCCTGACAGGGATCACAGAACCGCTTGAGTTCTCCTTTATGTTTGTTGCGCCGTTTCTGTATGTGATCCATGCGATTCTGACCGGCGTTGCCGGATTCGTTATGTACACGCTTGGCGTGAAGCTGGGCTTCGGGTTCTCAGCCGGATTTATCGACTATGCGCTGAACTTCCCGCTTTCCACGAAGCCATGGGTGCTGATTCCGGTAGGACTTGTGTTTGCGGTTGTTTATTACTTCTTGTTCCGGATCATCATTGTCAAAATGAACCTGAAGACGCCAGGAAGAGAAGACGACGTCGAGTTGTCCGCAACGGGCGAAACGGCTTTGGCCGATGCAGTAGCTTCTGCGGACAGCCAAGCAGCCAAAATTTTGGCGGCGATCGGCGGGGCGGACAATGTGGAATCCGTGGATGCATGTATTACCCGTCTTCGTCTGGTTGTTAAAGACGATCAAGCCGTCAGCGATCCAACGCTGCGCGGATTGGGCGCTTCCGGTGTCATGCGTCTTGGCAAAGGTGCAGTCCAGGTCGTCTTTGGCCCTAAATCCGAAGCGATCAAGGATGAAATCAAGAAACTTCTATAA
- a CDS encoding sensor histidine kinase gives MSYKLTKWLILLFPPLLVGLWELVRHTLLMPYFSMSAGNVVTPILLFLISLMLLLPLFSRMERFQEELQQERAVKAKLEAREQLASELHDGIAQSLFLLAVKLEKAEKQQLRGEEIPLDELRKTVHTVNDYVRQSISNLRYSVDEMLDEGETLPGLIAGLGKEIQMKVHMQWRLAEGRLTVQEKIELLACVREAVMNARKHSGQAEVYIEAAAEDTGWKVEIRDQGKGIAPGEMDKSGTYGLRIVRERAAKMGWQVQLDSREGSTSVILYKP, from the coding sequence ATGTCCTATAAACTAACCAAATGGTTGATTCTGCTGTTCCCCCCGCTGCTGGTCGGATTATGGGAGCTTGTGCGTCATACGCTGCTGATGCCTTATTTTTCGATGAGTGCGGGCAATGTGGTGACGCCGATTCTGCTCTTTCTGATCAGCTTGATGCTGCTGCTTCCGCTGTTCTCGCGGATGGAGAGGTTTCAGGAGGAGCTGCAGCAGGAACGCGCCGTTAAAGCTAAACTTGAGGCTCGGGAGCAGCTTGCCAGTGAGCTTCATGACGGCATTGCCCAGTCGTTGTTTCTTTTGGCGGTCAAGCTGGAGAAAGCGGAGAAGCAGCAGCTCCGCGGTGAAGAAATCCCGCTGGACGAGCTGCGCAAAACGGTTCATACCGTCAATGATTATGTCCGGCAGTCCATCTCCAATCTACGGTATTCGGTTGATGAAATGCTGGATGAAGGGGAGACGCTGCCCGGCTTGATCGCGGGTCTGGGCAAAGAAATTCAGATGAAGGTGCACATGCAGTGGCGGCTGGCCGAAGGCCGGTTGACGGTCCAGGAGAAGATTGAACTGCTGGCCTGTGTCCGCGAAGCGGTCATGAACGCCCGGAAGCACTCCGGCCAAGCCGAGGTATACATAGAAGCGGCGGCTGAGGATACAGGCTGGAAAGTTGAGATCCGGGACCAGGGGAAAGGTATCGCGCCCGGCGAAATGGACAAGTCCGGTACATACGGACTGAGAATTGTACGCGAACGCGCAGCAAAGATGGGCTGGCAGGTCCAGCTGGACAGCAGGGAAGGATCAACAAGCGTCATCCTATATAAGCCGTAA
- a CDS encoding response regulator → MKARILVVDDHAHAREGICEILAEDSAFEVIGTASGGREAIALTEQYMPDLIIMDIGMPDMDGLEATRTIKLRFPYIKIVLVTVSDDAAYLFEALKQGAQGFLLKNLSPSTWIEYLHAVLNDEAMFSSELALQILREIPAAARSEIEGEHPLTVREREILQWVAQGMTNREVAQVLEISDQTVKNHLKNIMHKLQLENRVQLTRYAVERGWVKARRDGKEQRRKR, encoded by the coding sequence ATGAAAGCAAGAATTCTTGTGGTTGACGATCATGCGCATGCAAGGGAAGGAATCTGTGAAATTCTGGCCGAGGATTCGGCTTTTGAAGTGATCGGCACGGCATCAGGCGGCCGGGAAGCCATCGCATTAACCGAGCAGTACATGCCGGACTTGATTATTATGGATATCGGCATGCCGGATATGGACGGTCTGGAGGCCACCAGGACGATCAAGCTGCGATTCCCGTATATCAAAATCGTACTCGTAACAGTGTCTGACGACGCAGCTTATTTATTTGAGGCCTTAAAGCAGGGGGCGCAGGGATTTTTGCTTAAAAATCTGTCTCCGTCCACCTGGATCGAATATCTGCATGCCGTTCTAAACGACGAGGCGATGTTTTCAAGCGAGCTGGCCCTGCAGATTCTGCGTGAAATTCCGGCAGCAGCCCGGTCCGAGATAGAGGGAGAACACCCGCTTACCGTACGCGAACGGGAAATTTTGCAGTGGGTAGCGCAAGGCATGACCAACCGCGAGGTAGCGCAGGTACTGGAAATTTCCGACCAAACGGTTAAAAATCATCTGAAAAACATCATGCACAAGCTGCAGCTGGAGAACCGGGTCCAGCTAACCCGGTATGCCGTGGAGCGGGGCTGGGTCAAAGCCAGACGGGACGGCAAGGAGCAGCGGCGGAAGCGGTAA
- a CDS encoding helix-turn-helix transcriptional regulator: protein MAFMIAQRAFLKLYLLKLVEEHRGYGYQMLEELKTEFAPQGYVPPQSEIYRALHELVQEGILYRTKKLKGGDPGVDFQEIVLYHFTDVGMEKAQLYRKQVKTDLDRCLGILNKAARDHFS from the coding sequence ATGGCTTTTATGATCGCCCAGCGGGCTTTCCTGAAATTGTATCTATTAAAGCTGGTAGAAGAGCACCGAGGTTACGGGTATCAGATGCTGGAAGAGCTGAAGACGGAATTCGCCCCTCAGGGCTACGTTCCTCCTCAAAGCGAAATTTACCGGGCTCTGCATGAACTGGTGCAGGAAGGGATTTTATACCGGACGAAGAAGCTGAAGGGCGGAGATCCCGGCGTCGACTTTCAAGAAATCGTGTTATATCATTTCACGGATGTCGGGATGGAGAAAGCACAGCTGTACCGCAAGCAGGTTAAAACGGATTTGGACCGGTGCCTGGGCATTTTGAACAAGGCGGCTCGCGATCATTTTTCCTGA
- a CDS encoding FMN-dependent NADH-azoreductase, translating to MSHVLFIKANGRPAEQSVSVKLYESFLHSYKAAHPEDAVTELDLFAADLPYYDNDMLTGLYKLGNDIPATHAEQKAADLANTYLDQFLAADKVVIAFPLWNFTIPAQLLTYLFYLNQAGKTFKYTAEGPVGLVGEKKVVLLNARGGVYSEGPMAGLEMSLNYVKNVLAFWGIQNPETVVVEGHNQFADRAEAIIGEGVKQAAELASKF from the coding sequence ATGTCACACGTTTTGTTTATTAAAGCTAACGGTCGTCCGGCCGAGCAATCCGTTTCCGTTAAACTGTATGAAAGCTTCCTGCACAGCTACAAAGCTGCACATCCAGAAGATGCAGTGACTGAGCTTGACCTGTTTGCTGCTGATCTTCCATACTATGATAACGACATGCTGACTGGTTTGTACAAGCTGGGCAACGATATCCCGGCGACTCATGCCGAGCAAAAAGCCGCTGACCTGGCGAACACTTACCTGGATCAGTTCCTGGCTGCTGACAAAGTAGTTATCGCGTTCCCGCTCTGGAACTTCACGATTCCTGCTCAATTGCTTACTTACCTGTTCTACCTGAACCAAGCTGGCAAAACGTTCAAATATACAGCTGAAGGTCCTGTAGGCTTGGTAGGCGAGAAAAAAGTTGTCCTGCTCAACGCACGCGGTGGCGTTTATTCCGAAGGCCCTATGGCCGGTCTGGAAATGTCCCTGAACTATGTGAAGAACGTTCTTGCTTTCTGGGGTATTCAAAACCCTGAAACTGTAGTGGTTGAAGGCCACAACCAATTTGCCGACCGTGCTGAAGCCATCATCGGCGAAGGCGTTAAACAAGCAGCTGAACTGGCTTCCAAGTTCTAA
- a CDS encoding MgtC/SapB family protein: MNWEIVLKMGIALLFGLLIGIDRQLKQKPLGIKTSMVISIASCLITIVSIESFHKFAGPEHPNMDPMRLAAQIVSGIGFLGAGVILRRNNDAISGLTSAALIWAASGLGIAVGAGFYEEAAVAVVLLIISVNFVPYMIKMVGPNKLNKRDVNIKIVLKTNEALSDMIRRIENTHFVKLEDKTTEHRIRHLKIKDLDGERQQVSMVLSAQRKEFATEIYYFIRHLDYVISVEVEQL, translated from the coding sequence ATGAACTGGGAAATCGTCTTGAAAATGGGGATTGCGCTTCTGTTCGGCTTATTGATCGGAATAGACCGGCAGCTCAAACAGAAGCCGCTTGGCATCAAAACAAGTATGGTGATTTCGATTGCCAGCTGCTTGATTACGATCGTGTCGATCGAATCCTTTCATAAATTTGCCGGACCGGAGCATCCGAATATGGATCCGATGCGCCTGGCGGCCCAGATTGTCAGCGGAATCGGCTTTCTGGGTGCGGGCGTCATTCTGCGCAGAAACAACGATGCCATATCCGGCTTAACTTCTGCTGCATTGATCTGGGCCGCCTCGGGACTGGGCATAGCCGTCGGCGCCGGCTTCTATGAGGAAGCGGCCGTTGCGGTGGTGCTGCTGATCATTTCGGTCAACTTTGTCCCTTATATGATCAAAATGGTAGGCCCAAACAAGCTGAACAAGCGGGACGTCAATATTAAAATCGTGCTTAAAACCAACGAGGCTTTGAGCGATATGATCCGGAGAATCGAAAATACTCATTTCGTCAAGCTGGAGGACAAAACGACGGAGCACCGGATTCGTCATTTGAAGATCAAGGACCTGGACGGCGAGCGCCAACAGGTAAGTATGGTTTTATCGGCACAGCGCAAGGAATTTGCTACGGAGATTTATTATTTTATCCGTCATCTCGATTATGTAATTAGTGTAGAAGTGGAACAATTATAG
- a CDS encoding DODA-type extradiol aromatic ring-opening family dioxygenase → MLSPLFLAHGSPMLAIEDKPYTRFLKQLGSGIKPDFVVIFTAHWEEDKVTVSSHNGVYDTIYDFYGFPDELYKVQYPAKGSVEAASQVTDKLTQQGIAWTTDEQRGLDHGSWTMLHHMFPAADVPVVQVSVNPYLPPAAQHQIGAALRELAQQNVLIIGSGVTVHNLRAVNWGASKPDPWAVEFDDWLIQQIKAGDLQQLFRYRSEAPHAELAVPRAEHFVPLYIAMGAGDLSRTEVIYRDYEFGNLSYMCLKF, encoded by the coding sequence ATGCTTTCCCCTTTATTCCTGGCCCACGGGTCACCGATGCTGGCGATTGAAGATAAGCCTTATACCCGTTTCCTGAAGCAGCTGGGCAGCGGAATAAAACCTGATTTTGTGGTGATCTTTACCGCTCATTGGGAAGAGGACAAGGTTACGGTTTCTTCTCACAACGGCGTCTATGATACGATTTATGATTTCTATGGTTTCCCGGATGAATTGTACAAGGTCCAATATCCGGCTAAAGGAAGCGTCGAAGCGGCTTCCCAGGTGACTGACAAGCTGACCCAGCAGGGAATTGCCTGGACAACGGACGAACAGCGGGGACTCGATCATGGCTCCTGGACCATGCTCCATCATATGTTCCCGGCGGCAGATGTGCCTGTCGTCCAGGTTTCAGTCAACCCGTATCTGCCTCCTGCCGCGCAGCATCAGATCGGGGCGGCGCTTCGCGAGCTGGCGCAGCAGAACGTTCTGATCATCGGCAGCGGCGTGACGGTGCACAATTTGAGAGCCGTCAACTGGGGAGCGTCCAAGCCGGACCCTTGGGCTGTGGAATTCGACGACTGGCTGATCCAGCAAATAAAGGCCGGAGACCTCCAGCAATTATTCCGTTACCGCTCTGAAGCTCCTCATGCCGAGCTGGCAGTTCCCCGGGCCGAGCATTTTGTGCCCCTGTACATTGCCATGGGGGCAGGGGATTTGTCCCGGACGGAAGTCATTTACCGCGACTACGAATTTGGCAATTTGAGCTATATGTGCTTGAAGTTCTAA
- a CDS encoding response regulator transcription factor translates to MDKQILIVDDDDKIARLIEIYLVNEGFTVAKAADGYRALEIMEKEEVQLIILDVMMPGLDGIDVCIRIRENHTTPILMLSAKDSDMDKINGLMTGADDYMVKPFNPLELVARVKSLLRRSSYQSAAAPASEHIIKIGPLHCDKETHTATVYGSPVKLTPIEFGILYLLASHPGRVFSSEEIFELIWKDKYFDSNNSVTVHISRLRDKLEKEMEGEKLIHTVWGVGYKLEG, encoded by the coding sequence TTGGATAAACAAATTCTGATTGTGGATGATGACGATAAAATTGCGAGATTGATTGAAATTTATCTGGTCAATGAAGGGTTCACGGTTGCTAAAGCTGCCGACGGCTACCGTGCGCTTGAGATTATGGAGAAGGAAGAGGTCCAGCTGATCATTCTCGACGTGATGATGCCCGGCCTGGACGGAATCGACGTATGTATCCGGATCCGCGAGAATCATACAACGCCAATTCTGATGCTGAGCGCCAAAGACAGCGACATGGATAAAATCAACGGGCTGATGACGGGGGCAGACGACTATATGGTCAAGCCGTTTAATCCGCTCGAGCTGGTAGCCCGGGTGAAGTCGCTGCTGCGCCGTTCCTCCTATCAAAGCGCGGCGGCACCGGCTTCAGAGCATATTATTAAAATCGGACCTTTGCATTGCGACAAGGAGACCCATACGGCAACGGTGTACGGTTCTCCGGTCAAGCTGACGCCTATAGAGTTCGGGATCCTGTATTTGCTGGCCAGCCATCCGGGGAGGGTGTTCAGTTCTGAAGAAATTTTTGAGCTGATCTGGAAGGATAAATATTTTGATTCCAACAACTCGGTTACCGTGCATATCAGCCGTCTTCGGGACAAGCTCGAGAAAGAGATGGAAGGCGAGAAGCTGATTCATACGGTATGGGGGGTAGGTTATAAACTTGAAGGCTAG
- a CDS encoding sensor histidine kinase, with amino-acid sequence MKASLRVLAWLFWTAITSVIAFLLFILLAKSVFMFYPSINVQSILVWVNRYIGYPEAYYYAAVPIVLLFSIYFFRREMRRRERSYLDQLIEEVHLIGHVGPDHKITVRSIGQLGQLAADINSMLERLKLSVEEERRAEQTKNELITNISHDLRTPLTTITGYLGLVDQDKYRDEVELRYYMNMAYEESIRLKKLMEDLFEYTRLSNKGNNMQWTRINVAEMLNQLVAQFGWQLHEHGMEARLAIEGQLVIWADGDKLRRVYENLITNAIRYGQDGYYLDIRGRVQGDEIVTEVVNYGEPIPQRDLPYLFERFYRVEKSRAQHTGGSGIGLAIAKNIVELHHGSISADSDEERTIFTVRLPQKFNRPEPENT; translated from the coding sequence TTGAAGGCTAGCTTACGTGTGCTTGCATGGCTGTTCTGGACTGCTATTACGTCCGTAATCGCCTTTCTGCTATTCATCCTGCTGGCGAAATCGGTTTTTATGTTCTATCCTTCGATCAACGTTCAGTCGATCCTGGTTTGGGTCAACCGTTACATCGGTTATCCGGAGGCTTATTATTACGCCGCTGTTCCGATCGTACTTCTGTTCTCGATTTATTTCTTCCGGCGTGAAATGCGGCGCAGGGAGCGGAGTTATCTGGATCAGCTGATTGAAGAAGTGCATTTGATCGGCCATGTGGGCCCGGATCATAAAATTACGGTTCGATCGATCGGCCAGCTCGGGCAGCTGGCAGCGGACATCAACAGCATGCTGGAGCGTCTGAAGCTGTCTGTGGAAGAAGAGCGGCGCGCCGAACAAACCAAAAACGAGCTGATCACGAATATTTCGCATGATTTGCGGACTCCGCTCACGACAATTACCGGTTATCTGGGACTGGTCGATCAGGATAAATACAGAGATGAAGTTGAACTGCGTTATTACATGAATATGGCTTACGAAGAATCGATCCGTTTGAAAAAGCTGATGGAGGACCTGTTCGAATATACCCGCCTCAGCAACAAAGGCAACAACATGCAGTGGACCCGCATTAACGTTGCGGAAATGCTGAACCAGCTGGTTGCACAATTCGGCTGGCAGCTTCATGAGCACGGCATGGAAGCTAGACTGGCCATTGAAGGCCAATTGGTTATCTGGGCGGACGGCGACAAGCTGAGAAGGGTTTACGAGAATTTGATTACCAATGCGATTCGTTATGGACAGGACGGATATTACCTGGATATCCGCGGCCGCGTGCAGGGCGATGAAATCGTCACCGAGGTGGTCAACTATGGAGAGCCGATTCCGCAGCGGGATTTGCCGTATTTGTTCGAGCGTTTCTACCGGGTCGAGAAATCCAGGGCCCAGCATACGGGCGGATCGGGCATTGGACTGGCCATTGCCAAAAATATCGTCGAGCTTCATCACGGCAGCATTTCGGCTGACAGCGACGAGGAGCGGACGATCTTTACGGTCCGTCTGCCTCAGAAGTTTAACCGCCCGGAGCCCGAGAACACGTAG
- a CDS encoding sigma-70 family RNA polymerase sigma factor, with the protein MKSDSLDKIYREYQMDVYRYLLGLCKDHFTAEDLMQETFCRAFIHLDQTQNEKVKPWLIRVAYHAFIDKTRKDSRMKTYDSDYFRSLPDLDTPEAQLMQSENKEQLYARLGRLSEQQQEAIHLYDIQGYSYREASEMMGMKLSRYKIVLYRARQRLKQDCMNGGQSFLEVI; encoded by the coding sequence ATGAAATCTGACAGTCTGGATAAAATCTACAGGGAATATCAGATGGACGTATACCGTTATTTATTAGGATTATGCAAAGATCATTTTACAGCCGAAGATTTGATGCAGGAGACATTTTGCCGTGCTTTTATACATTTGGACCAAACACAGAACGAGAAGGTAAAACCTTGGCTGATCCGCGTGGCTTACCATGCTTTTATAGATAAAACGCGCAAAGACAGCCGTATGAAAACCTATGACTCCGACTATTTCCGCTCGCTGCCGGATTTGGACACGCCGGAAGCGCAGCTTATGCAGTCGGAGAATAAAGAGCAGCTGTATGCACGGCTTGGACGCCTTTCCGAGCAGCAGCAGGAGGCCATTCATCTCTACGATATTCAGGGTTATTCCTACCGTGAGGCCTCGGAGATGATGGGCATGAAGCTATCGCGTTACAAAATTGTTTTGTACAGGGCCCGGCAGCGGCTTAAGCAGGACTGCATGAACGGTGGACAGTCTTTTCTGGAGGTTATATAG
- a CDS encoding MOSC domain-containing protein: MSRHYAVESLNVGKPRLLKANAKEVMSGFNKQATEEPLYLSATQLEGDGQGDTVHHGGADKAVCVYCFKHYPYWEERLGLTLQPGAFGENVTLHDLTEEEIHIGDIFKWGEAVVQVSQPRQPCYKIAAFHGIPELTVYVEQTGYTGFYLRVLEPGTVSRKDGLLLLDKAPQEITVAYANHIKYRSKTDKEGIERILAVQALSDSWRSSLAKRLEKLG, from the coding sequence GTGAGCAGGCATTATGCCGTGGAGTCGCTGAATGTAGGCAAACCCCGGCTGCTGAAAGCAAACGCAAAGGAAGTTATGTCCGGGTTTAACAAACAGGCCACCGAGGAACCGCTGTATTTGTCAGCGACCCAGCTGGAAGGGGACGGGCAAGGCGACACGGTACACCATGGCGGGGCCGATAAAGCGGTGTGCGTATACTGCTTCAAGCATTACCCGTATTGGGAAGAACGGCTTGGCCTGACTTTGCAGCCTGGGGCGTTCGGCGAGAACGTCACGCTTCATGATTTGACCGAAGAAGAGATCCATATCGGCGATATTTTCAAATGGGGAGAAGCGGTCGTCCAGGTCAGTCAGCCCAGACAACCCTGTTATAAAATTGCCGCTTTCCACGGCATTCCGGAATTGACCGTTTATGTGGAACAAACCGGCTATACCGGATTTTATCTGCGGGTTCTGGAGCCGGGCACAGTGAGCCGAAAAGACGGCTTGCTTTTATTGGACAAGGCCCCGCAGGAAATAACGGTGGCCTATGCTAATCATATTAAATACCGCAGCAAGACGGACAAGGAAGGAATTGAACGGATTCTGGCCGTCCAGGCTTTGTCGGACAGCTGGCGAAGCTCGCTGGCGAAGCGGCTGGAGAAGCTTGGATAA
- a CDS encoding HD-GYP domain-containing protein yields MEQTDGQIGGESAIEETDSLYWIKRLRQTSEEIFLHSYRVATVAELIGEKLGLSDAELGDLRRGCFLHDIGKVMIPGDVLYKAGPLSEMERKMLNLHPVLGELIVSTIQGLGPAVAATVASHHERWDGEGYPNQLKGDHIPLYARICSIADAFDHLLQERTVHKRKALEEAKSRLEQGRNQEFDAALISIFVNLPNEMLSIYSL; encoded by the coding sequence GTGGAGCAAACAGATGGCCAAATAGGCGGGGAGTCAGCGATAGAAGAAACGGATTCCCTGTATTGGATCAAGAGGCTGAGACAAACAAGCGAGGAGATTTTTCTGCACAGCTACAGGGTGGCAACGGTCGCGGAGCTGATTGGAGAAAAGCTGGGGCTGTCGGATGCCGAGCTGGGGGATCTTCGCAGAGGATGTTTTCTGCATGATATTGGAAAGGTGATGATCCCTGGGGACGTGCTTTACAAAGCCGGACCGCTAAGCGAAATGGAGCGCAAGATGCTGAATCTTCATCCTGTGCTTGGAGAGCTGATTGTCTCGACGATTCAGGGACTGGGTCCAGCTGTTGCAGCGACGGTAGCTTCCCACCACGAAAGATGGGACGGGGAGGGGTATCCGAATCAATTGAAGGGAGATCATATCCCGCTTTATGCGCGTATTTGCAGTATTGCCGATGCGTTTGACCATTTACTTCAAGAACGTACCGTACATAAGAGGAAAGCGTTAGAGGAAGCAAAAAGCAGATTGGAGCAAGGACGCAATCAGGAATTTGACGCAGCGTTAATTTCGATCTTTGTAAACCTACCGAACGAGATGCTTAGCATTTATTCTTTATGA
- a CDS encoding aldo/keto reductase — translation MANSLQDRVALNNGVQMPWFGLGVFKVKEGSEVVESVKAAIKNGYRSIDTAAVYKNEEGVGQGVAEAMKEYGVSREELFITSKVWNSDQGYQSTLDAFELSLKKLGLDYLDLYLIHWPVKDKYKETWKALEKIYKDGKVRAIGVSNFHVHHLEDLLSEASIVPAVDQIEFHPYLSQPELREYAPKKGIRLEAWSPLAQGHILKDEVIGKIAANHGKTPAQVVLRWDLHHEVVTIPKSVHEERIIENANIFDFALSDSEMEAIDALNKNERVGSDPDNFNF, via the coding sequence ATGGCTAATTCACTTCAGGACAGAGTTGCACTAAATAACGGCGTACAAATGCCTTGGTTTGGTCTTGGCGTCTTTAAGGTGAAGGAAGGCAGCGAAGTGGTGGAATCGGTGAAAGCGGCGATTAAAAATGGTTACCGCAGCATCGATACAGCGGCCGTTTACAAAAATGAAGAAGGCGTTGGACAAGGTGTTGCTGAAGCGATGAAAGAATACGGCGTTTCGCGGGAAGAGCTGTTCATCACTTCAAAGGTATGGAACTCGGATCAGGGGTACCAAAGCACACTCGATGCTTTTGAGCTTTCTTTGAAGAAATTAGGGCTGGATTATCTGGATCTTTATTTGATCCATTGGCCGGTGAAAGACAAATACAAAGAGACCTGGAAAGCACTCGAGAAAATTTATAAAGACGGGAAAGTGCGGGCTATCGGCGTAAGTAATTTCCATGTTCATCATCTGGAGGACCTGCTGAGCGAAGCGTCTATCGTGCCGGCCGTAGACCAAATTGAATTCCATCCGTATTTGTCCCAGCCGGAGCTGCGCGAATATGCGCCAAAGAAAGGCATCCGCCTGGAAGCTTGGTCGCCGCTCGCCCAAGGGCATATTCTGAAAGACGAGGTCATTGGCAAAATCGCTGCAAATCACGGGAAAACGCCGGCACAAGTGGTGCTTCGCTGGGATCTGCATCATGAGGTGGTTACGATTCCTAAATCGGTACACGAAGAGCGGATCATCGAAAATGCGAATATTTTTGATTTCGCGCTGAGCGACAGCGAGATGGAAGCGATTGATGCTCTGAACAAAAATGAACGGGTAGGTTCAGACCCGGATAACTTTAATTTTTAA
- a CDS encoding GNAT family N-acetyltransferase — protein sequence MINIRKMNLEQSGMLAQIDRSEYIRKIYRQTANGLEEENAGHDCASWDESSLRKLEQRFQEELRSGGAGFGAFEGERLVGFAVLAHQFRGPNRDRLQLDLMYVTRSHRRQGLGRRLMDEVKKEAVRRGARYLYISSTETDSAVNFYRSSGSEPVESVDKELFALEPEDIHMIIELDKNETKLPGAGFGGDDIEKQ from the coding sequence ATGATTAACATCAGAAAAATGAATTTGGAACAATCCGGTATGCTGGCGCAAATTGACCGCTCCGAATATATTCGCAAGATCTACAGACAAACAGCGAATGGGCTTGAAGAAGAGAATGCGGGCCATGATTGCGCAAGCTGGGATGAATCCTCTTTGAGAAAGCTGGAGCAGCGTTTTCAAGAGGAATTGCGGTCCGGAGGAGCGGGGTTTGGAGCTTTTGAAGGCGAGCGCTTGGTCGGCTTTGCTGTGCTTGCGCATCAATTCCGCGGCCCCAACAGGGACAGGCTGCAGCTGGATCTGATGTATGTGACCCGTTCCCACCGCAGACAGGGGCTTGGCCGCAGGTTAATGGACGAAGTGAAGAAGGAAGCAGTCCGGCGTGGAGCCCGTTATCTGTATATATCGTCTACGGAAACTGATTCGGCCGTGAACTTCTACCGGAGTTCGGGCAGTGAACCCGTGGAGTCAGTCGATAAAGAATTGTTTGCGTTGGAGCCGGAGGACATCCATATGATCATCGAATTGGACAAAAACGAAACAAAGCTGCCCGGTGCCGGATTTGGAGGAGACGATATTGAGAAGCAATAA